A stretch of the Taeniopygia guttata chromosome 3, bTaeGut7.mat, whole genome shotgun sequence genome encodes the following:
- the LOC140680265 gene encoding uncharacterized protein isoform X3, whose protein sequence is MEGEPTFLCPCSSEVGARAWRQFRGFKGREAQLWQRWQGRHGAVPLPLGRFFCPWPGSEGSPRAAILRVSGRLKSAAALWAERGTAAPRPAPGRKPPRRGGGARAAPKPPRRGGSGKSGHRNHRDGAEAARAAQKPPSCGGSGKSGSNYHRDGPGGARGGGERGGVSVSAVTPVLRKALWKELGAAIQDPEATVKLQILSKLLPPPGSRGLHNLMDCLPAAPERAGNEESVWLKKWTQMTGVTL, encoded by the exons ATGGAAGGGGagcccacatttctttgcccttgtTCAAGTGAGGTGGGCGCCCGAGCGTGGCGTCAGTTCCGGGGCTTCAAAGGAAGGGAGGCgcagctgtggcagcgctggcagggTCGGCATGGGGCTGTGCCGCTGCCTTTGGGGCGCTTCTTCTGCCCCTGGCCCGGCAGCGAAGG GTCCCCACGGGCCGCCATCTTGCGAGTCTCTGGTCGCTTGAAAAGTGCTGCCGCCTTGTGGGCAGAGCGCGGTACTGCAGCTCCCCGGCCAGCGCCGGGCCGaaaaccaccgagacggggcgggggggccagagcggccccaaaaccaccgagacggggcggaaGCGGCAAGAGCGGCCACAgaaaccaccgagacggggcggaaGCGGCCAGAGCGGCCCAAAAACCACCGAGTTGTGGCGGAAGTGGCAAGAGCGGCTCCAATTACCACCGAGACGGGCCcggaggggcgcggggcggcggcgagcgGGGCGGTGTGT ctgtctcggctgtcacacctgtcctgaGGAAAGCCCTGTGGAAGGAGCTCGGTGCCGCAATTCAGGACCCTgaggccactgtgaaactgcaaattCTTTCCAAGCTGTTGCCACCTCCGGGAAGCAGAGGGCTGCACAACCTGATGgactgccttcctgctgctccggAGAGAGCAGGCAATGAAGAGAG TGTGTGGTTGAAGAAGTGGACCCAGATGACTGGTGTGACCTTGTGA
- the LOC140680265 gene encoding uncharacterized protein isoform X1, translating to MEGEPTFLCPCSSEVGARAWRQFRGFKGREAQLWQRWQGRHGAVPLPLGRFFCPWPGSEGSPRAAILRVSGRLKSAAALWAERGTAAPRPAPGRKPPRRGGGARAAPKPPRRGGSGKSGHRNHRDGAEAARAAQKPPSCGGSGKSGSNYHRDGPGGARGGGERGGVSVSAVTPVLRKALWKELGAAIQDPEATVKLQILSKLLPPPGSRGLHNLMDCLPAAPERAGNEESWAVADAISTVLKNSEELHSWRRHLFSACVKGLVAMYSSSKDEGKQEVERSVLLRLEELLVRLLICFATEGLYAYV from the exons ATGGAAGGGGagcccacatttctttgcccttgtTCAAGTGAGGTGGGCGCCCGAGCGTGGCGTCAGTTCCGGGGCTTCAAAGGAAGGGAGGCgcagctgtggcagcgctggcagggTCGGCATGGGGCTGTGCCGCTGCCTTTGGGGCGCTTCTTCTGCCCCTGGCCCGGCAGCGAAGG GTCCCCACGGGCCGCCATCTTGCGAGTCTCTGGTCGCTTGAAAAGTGCTGCCGCCTTGTGGGCAGAGCGCGGTACTGCAGCTCCCCGGCCAGCGCCGGGCCGaaaaccaccgagacggggcgggggggccagagcggccccaaaaccaccgagacggggcggaaGCGGCAAGAGCGGCCACAgaaaccaccgagacggggcggaaGCGGCCAGAGCGGCCCAAAAACCACCGAGTTGTGGCGGAAGTGGCAAGAGCGGCTCCAATTACCACCGAGACGGGCCcggaggggcgcggggcggcggcgagcgGGGCGGTGTGT ctgtctcggctgtcacacctgtcctgaGGAAAGCCCTGTGGAAGGAGCTCGGTGCCGCAATTCAGGACCCTgaggccactgtgaaactgcaaattCTTTCCAAGCTGTTGCCACCTCCGGGAAGCAGAGGGCTGCACAACCTGATGgactgccttcctgctgctccggAGAGAGCAGGCAATGAAGAGAG ctgggccgTGGCAGATGCCATATCCACGGTGCTCAAAaactcagaggagctgcattcCTGGAGGAGACATCTCTTCTCAGCCTGCGTAAAGGGGTTAGTTGCCATGTACAGCAGCAGTAAAGATGAAGGCAAGCAAGAAGTGGAGAGGTCCGTGCTGCTGAGGCTAGAGGAATTATTGGTGAGACTGCTTATCTGCTTTGCCACAGAGGGACTGTATGCATATGTGTGA
- the LOC140680265 gene encoding uncharacterized protein isoform X2 has translation MARKGGRRHSRTRVCFLHCLNGPQRRRPPTGFSAAVLVPCTRAVGSPRAAILRVSGRLKSAAALWAERGTAAPRPAPGRKPPRRGGGARAAPKPPRRGGSGKSGHRNHRDGAEAARAAQKPPSCGGSGKSGSNYHRDGPGGARGGGERGGVSVSAVTPVLRKALWKELGAAIQDPEATVKLQILSKLLPPPGSRGLHNLMDCLPAAPERAGNEESWAVADAISTVLKNSEELHSWRRHLFSACVKGLVAMYSSSKDEGKQEVERSVLLRLEELLVRLLICFATEGLYAYV, from the exons ATGGCGCGAAAAGGAGGACGTCGGCATTCGAGGACCCGTGTCTGttttctacactgcctgaatggtccccaacgccggcgccccccgacggGATTTTCCGCGGCGGTTCTGGTGCCGTGCACacgggctgtggg GTCCCCACGGGCCGCCATCTTGCGAGTCTCTGGTCGCTTGAAAAGTGCTGCCGCCTTGTGGGCAGAGCGCGGTACTGCAGCTCCCCGGCCAGCGCCGGGCCGaaaaccaccgagacggggcgggggggccagagcggccccaaaaccaccgagacggggcggaaGCGGCAAGAGCGGCCACAgaaaccaccgagacggggcggaaGCGGCCAGAGCGGCCCAAAAACCACCGAGTTGTGGCGGAAGTGGCAAGAGCGGCTCCAATTACCACCGAGACGGGCCcggaggggcgcggggcggcggcgagcgGGGCGGTGTGT ctgtctcggctgtcacacctgtcctgaGGAAAGCCCTGTGGAAGGAGCTCGGTGCCGCAATTCAGGACCCTgaggccactgtgaaactgcaaattCTTTCCAAGCTGTTGCCACCTCCGGGAAGCAGAGGGCTGCACAACCTGATGgactgccttcctgctgctccggAGAGAGCAGGCAATGAAGAGAG ctgggccgTGGCAGATGCCATATCCACGGTGCTCAAAaactcagaggagctgcattcCTGGAGGAGACATCTCTTCTCAGCCTGCGTAAAGGGGTTAGTTGCCATGTACAGCAGCAGTAAAGATGAAGGCAAGCAAGAAGTGGAGAGGTCCGTGCTGCTGAGGCTAGAGGAATTATTGGTGAGACTGCTTATCTGCTTTGCCACAGAGGGACTGTATGCATATGTGTGA